The Benincasa hispida cultivar B227 chromosome 9, ASM972705v1, whole genome shotgun sequence genome has a segment encoding these proteins:
- the LOC120085878 gene encoding probable ubiquitin-conjugating enzyme E2 25 isoform X2 yields MKSHSPMIKRAPKMLKNKGIISLDVIDVDEDEASDSAMFIQQKFDANDKGKGIYHHSDHQLKRTLGSHSFNPDVEILESTNEVESNFPSASHNLIELDNPCSYSSNEDDDWIGFDEIMDVDAYSALQAHFDHMDIPPDIEAPIPWLPQDQNGNKINNETSRTSWSSLAKPQSVPGSVNHLGNATAQVQMNEALSNSLHLPADIDILNHLDPFASFPSQDVQPNKKPATSRYRDKSEVSHLNSLLGIDAAKSRWFLDPFKRKKKLHGSNDISINLSDAMKLHNGGETSDTSGSVKKQVSSHNMSHANFPAYMDFFEYPEAGQSMPHWPEYSKMKTKDPFFPLHMASSLYAPFNPLVPPTLGEVVDMPWVQGSTQNLPNIATNDSISETIPPADMDKFLENFEHFKQFDTVDDHSDHHYTSKGSSMHQASKKWTKKIQDDWKILQNDLPETIFVRVYESRLDLMRAVIIGAQGTPYHDGLFFFDIFFPPCYPDMPPQVYYHSKGLRLNPNLYNCGKVCLSLLNTWRGSGNENWVPGMSTMLQVLVSIQGLILNTKPYFNEPGYAYQSGSKAGENRSQAYNEETYILSIKTMLYNIRKPPKHFEDFVRGHFYKRAHDILVACKAYINGAQVGSLVEGGVQDLELSDKSCSDNFKQSVTHLLSQLVVAFKGIGVIDCDKFLQPLPPTVTNARKRSGRHNKLN; encoded by the exons ATGAAATCCCACTCCCCGATGATCAAACGGGCGCCAAAAATGCTCAAAAACAAAGGG ATTATTTCACTCGATGTGATTGATGTTGACGAAGATGAAGCTTCCGATAGTGCCATGTTTATTCAGCAAAAGTTTGACGctaatgacaaaggaaagggtATATATCACCATAGTGATCATCAATTGAAG AGGACATTGGGTAGCCATTCATTTAATCCAGATGTGGAAATCCTAGAGAGTACAAATGAAGTTGAATCTAATTTTCCCTCAGCATCACATAATTTGATTGAACTAGACAATCCTTGCTCTTATTCATCAAATGAAGATGACGACTGGATAGGATTTGATGAAATCATGGATGTGGATGCATATTCAGCTTTGCAAGCCCATTTTGATCATATGGATATTCCTCCTGATATTGAAGCACCGATACCTTGGCTGCCTCAGGATCAAAATGGAAACAAGATCAACAATGAAACTAGCAGAACCTCATGGTCATCATTAGCAAAACCTCAAAGCGTACCAGGTTCTGTTAATCATCTAGGAAATGCAACTGCTCAAGTTCAGATGAATGAAGCTTTATCAAATAGCCTACACTTGCCGGCAGATATtgatattctgaatcatcttgATCCTTTTGCTTCGTTTCCTTCACAAGATGTTCAACCAAATAAGAAACCAGCTACATCTCGTTACAGGGACAAATCCGAGGTTAGTCACTTGAACTCTTTACTTGGTATAGATGCAGCTAAATCCCGGTGGTTTTTGGATCCTTTTAAGCGTAAAAAGAAGCTACATGGTTCAAATGACATTTCTATTAACCTGTCGGATGCAATGAAGCTCCATAATGGAGGTGAGACATCTGATACATCTGGCAGTGTAAAGAAGCAAGTCAGTTCACATAATATGTCCCATGCAAACTTCCCTGCATATATGGACTTCTTTGAGTATCCGGAAGCAGGACAATCTATGCCACATTGGCCAGAATACTCGAAAATGAAAACCAAGGATCCATTTTTTCCCCTTCATATGGCTTCAAGTCTTTATGCGCCATTTAATCCTCTTGTTCCTCCTACTCTTGGAGAAGTTGTAGATATGCCGTGGGTTCAGGGTTCCACCCAAAATCTTCCAAATATTGCTACAAATGACTCAATAAGTGAAACGATTCCACCTGCAGATATGGATAAATTCTTGGAGAACTTTGAGCATTTTAAACAATTTGATACTGTTGACGATCATTCTGACCATCACTATACTAGCAAAGGTTCTAGCATGCACCAG GCATCAAAGAAATGGACAAAGAAAATTCAGGACGACTGGAAGATCCTGCAAAATGATTTACCTG AAACTATATTTGTTAGGGTATATGAGTCAAGACTGGATCTTATGAGGGCCGTCATCATTGGAGCACAGGGTACTCCATACCATGATGGATTATTTTTCTTCGACATATTTTTCCCTCCTTGTTATCCGGACATGCCACca CAAGTTTATTACCACTCTAAGGGCCTTCGACTCAACCCAAACTTGTACAATTGTGGGAAGGTATGTCTAAGTCTGCTTAACACCTGGCGTGGCAGTGGAAATGAGAATTGGGTTCCTGGCATGTCAACTATGCTTCAAGTTCTCGTCTCTATCCAAGGGTTGATCTTGAATACAAAACCCTACTTTAATGAGCCCGGGTATGCATATCAAAGTGGATCAAAGGCGGGTGAGAATAGATCTCAGGCGTATAATGAGGAGACCTACATCTTATCTATTAAAACCATGTTGTATAACATCAGGAAACCACCAAAG CATTTTGAGGACTTTGTTAGGGGACATTTCTACAAAAGGGCTCATGATATTCTGGTGGCATGCAAAGCATATATAAATGGTGCTCAGGTGGGATCTCTAGTCGAAGGCGGGGTTCAAGATCTTGAGCTGAGCGACAAGAGCTGCTCAGACAATTTTAAGCAATCTGTGACCCATCTTTTGAGTCAGCTTGTTGTGGCTTTTAAGGGAATTGGGGTCATTGACTGCGATAAGTTCCTGCAACCGCTACCACCAACCGTTACAAATGCAAGAAAGCGATCAGGTAGGCACAATAAGCTCAATTAG
- the LOC120085878 gene encoding probable ubiquitin-conjugating enzyme E2 25 isoform X4: protein MFIQQKFDANDKGKGIYHHSDHQLKRTLGSHSFNPDVEILESTNEVESNFPSASHNLIELDNPCSYSSNEDDDWIGFDEIMDVDAYSALQAHFDHMDIPPDIEAPIPWLPQDQNGNKINNETSRTSWSSLAKPQSVPGSVNHLGNATAQVQMNEALSNSLHLPADIDILNHLDPFASFPSQDVQPNKKPATSRYRDKSEVSHLNSLLGIDAAKSRWFLDPFKRKKKLHGSNDISINLSDAMKLHNGGETSDTSGSVKKQVSSHNMSHANFPAYMDFFEYPEAGQSMPHWPEYSKMKTKDPFFPLHMASSLYAPFNPLVPPTLGEVVDMPWVQGSTQNLPNIATNDSISETIPPADMDKFLENFEHFKQFDTVDDHSDHHYTSKGSSMHQASKKWTKKIQDDWKILQNDLPETIFVRVYESRLDLMRAVIIGAQGTPYHDGLFFFDIFFPPCYPDMPPQVYYHSKGLRLNPNLYNCGKVCLSLLNTWRGSGNENWVPGMSTMLQVLVSIQGLILNTKPYFNEPGYAYQSGSKAGENRSQAYNEETYILSIKTMLYNIRKPPKHFEDFVRGHFYKRAHDILVACKAYINGAQVGSLVEGGVQDLELSDKSCSDNFKQSVTHLLSQLVVAFKGIGVIDCDKFLQPLPPTVTNARKRSGRHNKLN, encoded by the exons ATGTTTATTCAGCAAAAGTTTGACGctaatgacaaaggaaagggtATATATCACCATAGTGATCATCAATTGAAG AGGACATTGGGTAGCCATTCATTTAATCCAGATGTGGAAATCCTAGAGAGTACAAATGAAGTTGAATCTAATTTTCCCTCAGCATCACATAATTTGATTGAACTAGACAATCCTTGCTCTTATTCATCAAATGAAGATGACGACTGGATAGGATTTGATGAAATCATGGATGTGGATGCATATTCAGCTTTGCAAGCCCATTTTGATCATATGGATATTCCTCCTGATATTGAAGCACCGATACCTTGGCTGCCTCAGGATCAAAATGGAAACAAGATCAACAATGAAACTAGCAGAACCTCATGGTCATCATTAGCAAAACCTCAAAGCGTACCAGGTTCTGTTAATCATCTAGGAAATGCAACTGCTCAAGTTCAGATGAATGAAGCTTTATCAAATAGCCTACACTTGCCGGCAGATATtgatattctgaatcatcttgATCCTTTTGCTTCGTTTCCTTCACAAGATGTTCAACCAAATAAGAAACCAGCTACATCTCGTTACAGGGACAAATCCGAGGTTAGTCACTTGAACTCTTTACTTGGTATAGATGCAGCTAAATCCCGGTGGTTTTTGGATCCTTTTAAGCGTAAAAAGAAGCTACATGGTTCAAATGACATTTCTATTAACCTGTCGGATGCAATGAAGCTCCATAATGGAGGTGAGACATCTGATACATCTGGCAGTGTAAAGAAGCAAGTCAGTTCACATAATATGTCCCATGCAAACTTCCCTGCATATATGGACTTCTTTGAGTATCCGGAAGCAGGACAATCTATGCCACATTGGCCAGAATACTCGAAAATGAAAACCAAGGATCCATTTTTTCCCCTTCATATGGCTTCAAGTCTTTATGCGCCATTTAATCCTCTTGTTCCTCCTACTCTTGGAGAAGTTGTAGATATGCCGTGGGTTCAGGGTTCCACCCAAAATCTTCCAAATATTGCTACAAATGACTCAATAAGTGAAACGATTCCACCTGCAGATATGGATAAATTCTTGGAGAACTTTGAGCATTTTAAACAATTTGATACTGTTGACGATCATTCTGACCATCACTATACTAGCAAAGGTTCTAGCATGCACCAG GCATCAAAGAAATGGACAAAGAAAATTCAGGACGACTGGAAGATCCTGCAAAATGATTTACCTG AAACTATATTTGTTAGGGTATATGAGTCAAGACTGGATCTTATGAGGGCCGTCATCATTGGAGCACAGGGTACTCCATACCATGATGGATTATTTTTCTTCGACATATTTTTCCCTCCTTGTTATCCGGACATGCCACca CAAGTTTATTACCACTCTAAGGGCCTTCGACTCAACCCAAACTTGTACAATTGTGGGAAGGTATGTCTAAGTCTGCTTAACACCTGGCGTGGCAGTGGAAATGAGAATTGGGTTCCTGGCATGTCAACTATGCTTCAAGTTCTCGTCTCTATCCAAGGGTTGATCTTGAATACAAAACCCTACTTTAATGAGCCCGGGTATGCATATCAAAGTGGATCAAAGGCGGGTGAGAATAGATCTCAGGCGTATAATGAGGAGACCTACATCTTATCTATTAAAACCATGTTGTATAACATCAGGAAACCACCAAAG CATTTTGAGGACTTTGTTAGGGGACATTTCTACAAAAGGGCTCATGATATTCTGGTGGCATGCAAAGCATATATAAATGGTGCTCAGGTGGGATCTCTAGTCGAAGGCGGGGTTCAAGATCTTGAGCTGAGCGACAAGAGCTGCTCAGACAATTTTAAGCAATCTGTGACCCATCTTTTGAGTCAGCTTGTTGTGGCTTTTAAGGGAATTGGGGTCATTGACTGCGATAAGTTCCTGCAACCGCTACCACCAACCGTTACAAATGCAAGAAAGCGATCAGGTAGGCACAATAAGCTCAATTAG
- the LOC120085878 gene encoding probable ubiquitin-conjugating enzyme E2 25 isoform X1, whose amino-acid sequence MKSHSPMIKRAPKMLKNKGVSIISLDVIDVDEDEASDSAMFIQQKFDANDKGKGIYHHSDHQLKRTLGSHSFNPDVEILESTNEVESNFPSASHNLIELDNPCSYSSNEDDDWIGFDEIMDVDAYSALQAHFDHMDIPPDIEAPIPWLPQDQNGNKINNETSRTSWSSLAKPQSVPGSVNHLGNATAQVQMNEALSNSLHLPADIDILNHLDPFASFPSQDVQPNKKPATSRYRDKSEVSHLNSLLGIDAAKSRWFLDPFKRKKKLHGSNDISINLSDAMKLHNGGETSDTSGSVKKQVSSHNMSHANFPAYMDFFEYPEAGQSMPHWPEYSKMKTKDPFFPLHMASSLYAPFNPLVPPTLGEVVDMPWVQGSTQNLPNIATNDSISETIPPADMDKFLENFEHFKQFDTVDDHSDHHYTSKGSSMHQASKKWTKKIQDDWKILQNDLPETIFVRVYESRLDLMRAVIIGAQGTPYHDGLFFFDIFFPPCYPDMPPQVYYHSKGLRLNPNLYNCGKVCLSLLNTWRGSGNENWVPGMSTMLQVLVSIQGLILNTKPYFNEPGYAYQSGSKAGENRSQAYNEETYILSIKTMLYNIRKPPKHFEDFVRGHFYKRAHDILVACKAYINGAQVGSLVEGGVQDLELSDKSCSDNFKQSVTHLLSQLVVAFKGIGVIDCDKFLQPLPPTVTNARKRSGRHNKLN is encoded by the exons ATGAAATCCCACTCCCCGATGATCAAACGGGCGCCAAAAATGCTCAAAAACAAAGGGGTATCG ATTATTTCACTCGATGTGATTGATGTTGACGAAGATGAAGCTTCCGATAGTGCCATGTTTATTCAGCAAAAGTTTGACGctaatgacaaaggaaagggtATATATCACCATAGTGATCATCAATTGAAG AGGACATTGGGTAGCCATTCATTTAATCCAGATGTGGAAATCCTAGAGAGTACAAATGAAGTTGAATCTAATTTTCCCTCAGCATCACATAATTTGATTGAACTAGACAATCCTTGCTCTTATTCATCAAATGAAGATGACGACTGGATAGGATTTGATGAAATCATGGATGTGGATGCATATTCAGCTTTGCAAGCCCATTTTGATCATATGGATATTCCTCCTGATATTGAAGCACCGATACCTTGGCTGCCTCAGGATCAAAATGGAAACAAGATCAACAATGAAACTAGCAGAACCTCATGGTCATCATTAGCAAAACCTCAAAGCGTACCAGGTTCTGTTAATCATCTAGGAAATGCAACTGCTCAAGTTCAGATGAATGAAGCTTTATCAAATAGCCTACACTTGCCGGCAGATATtgatattctgaatcatcttgATCCTTTTGCTTCGTTTCCTTCACAAGATGTTCAACCAAATAAGAAACCAGCTACATCTCGTTACAGGGACAAATCCGAGGTTAGTCACTTGAACTCTTTACTTGGTATAGATGCAGCTAAATCCCGGTGGTTTTTGGATCCTTTTAAGCGTAAAAAGAAGCTACATGGTTCAAATGACATTTCTATTAACCTGTCGGATGCAATGAAGCTCCATAATGGAGGTGAGACATCTGATACATCTGGCAGTGTAAAGAAGCAAGTCAGTTCACATAATATGTCCCATGCAAACTTCCCTGCATATATGGACTTCTTTGAGTATCCGGAAGCAGGACAATCTATGCCACATTGGCCAGAATACTCGAAAATGAAAACCAAGGATCCATTTTTTCCCCTTCATATGGCTTCAAGTCTTTATGCGCCATTTAATCCTCTTGTTCCTCCTACTCTTGGAGAAGTTGTAGATATGCCGTGGGTTCAGGGTTCCACCCAAAATCTTCCAAATATTGCTACAAATGACTCAATAAGTGAAACGATTCCACCTGCAGATATGGATAAATTCTTGGAGAACTTTGAGCATTTTAAACAATTTGATACTGTTGACGATCATTCTGACCATCACTATACTAGCAAAGGTTCTAGCATGCACCAG GCATCAAAGAAATGGACAAAGAAAATTCAGGACGACTGGAAGATCCTGCAAAATGATTTACCTG AAACTATATTTGTTAGGGTATATGAGTCAAGACTGGATCTTATGAGGGCCGTCATCATTGGAGCACAGGGTACTCCATACCATGATGGATTATTTTTCTTCGACATATTTTTCCCTCCTTGTTATCCGGACATGCCACca CAAGTTTATTACCACTCTAAGGGCCTTCGACTCAACCCAAACTTGTACAATTGTGGGAAGGTATGTCTAAGTCTGCTTAACACCTGGCGTGGCAGTGGAAATGAGAATTGGGTTCCTGGCATGTCAACTATGCTTCAAGTTCTCGTCTCTATCCAAGGGTTGATCTTGAATACAAAACCCTACTTTAATGAGCCCGGGTATGCATATCAAAGTGGATCAAAGGCGGGTGAGAATAGATCTCAGGCGTATAATGAGGAGACCTACATCTTATCTATTAAAACCATGTTGTATAACATCAGGAAACCACCAAAG CATTTTGAGGACTTTGTTAGGGGACATTTCTACAAAAGGGCTCATGATATTCTGGTGGCATGCAAAGCATATATAAATGGTGCTCAGGTGGGATCTCTAGTCGAAGGCGGGGTTCAAGATCTTGAGCTGAGCGACAAGAGCTGCTCAGACAATTTTAAGCAATCTGTGACCCATCTTTTGAGTCAGCTTGTTGTGGCTTTTAAGGGAATTGGGGTCATTGACTGCGATAAGTTCCTGCAACCGCTACCACCAACCGTTACAAATGCAAGAAAGCGATCAGGTAGGCACAATAAGCTCAATTAG
- the LOC120085878 gene encoding probable ubiquitin-conjugating enzyme E2 25 isoform X3 — protein MIISLDVIDVDEDEASDSAMFIQQKFDANDKGKGIYHHSDHQLKRTLGSHSFNPDVEILESTNEVESNFPSASHNLIELDNPCSYSSNEDDDWIGFDEIMDVDAYSALQAHFDHMDIPPDIEAPIPWLPQDQNGNKINNETSRTSWSSLAKPQSVPGSVNHLGNATAQVQMNEALSNSLHLPADIDILNHLDPFASFPSQDVQPNKKPATSRYRDKSEVSHLNSLLGIDAAKSRWFLDPFKRKKKLHGSNDISINLSDAMKLHNGGETSDTSGSVKKQVSSHNMSHANFPAYMDFFEYPEAGQSMPHWPEYSKMKTKDPFFPLHMASSLYAPFNPLVPPTLGEVVDMPWVQGSTQNLPNIATNDSISETIPPADMDKFLENFEHFKQFDTVDDHSDHHYTSKGSSMHQASKKWTKKIQDDWKILQNDLPETIFVRVYESRLDLMRAVIIGAQGTPYHDGLFFFDIFFPPCYPDMPPQVYYHSKGLRLNPNLYNCGKVCLSLLNTWRGSGNENWVPGMSTMLQVLVSIQGLILNTKPYFNEPGYAYQSGSKAGENRSQAYNEETYILSIKTMLYNIRKPPKHFEDFVRGHFYKRAHDILVACKAYINGAQVGSLVEGGVQDLELSDKSCSDNFKQSVTHLLSQLVVAFKGIGVIDCDKFLQPLPPTVTNARKRSGRHNKLN, from the exons ATG ATTATTTCACTCGATGTGATTGATGTTGACGAAGATGAAGCTTCCGATAGTGCCATGTTTATTCAGCAAAAGTTTGACGctaatgacaaaggaaagggtATATATCACCATAGTGATCATCAATTGAAG AGGACATTGGGTAGCCATTCATTTAATCCAGATGTGGAAATCCTAGAGAGTACAAATGAAGTTGAATCTAATTTTCCCTCAGCATCACATAATTTGATTGAACTAGACAATCCTTGCTCTTATTCATCAAATGAAGATGACGACTGGATAGGATTTGATGAAATCATGGATGTGGATGCATATTCAGCTTTGCAAGCCCATTTTGATCATATGGATATTCCTCCTGATATTGAAGCACCGATACCTTGGCTGCCTCAGGATCAAAATGGAAACAAGATCAACAATGAAACTAGCAGAACCTCATGGTCATCATTAGCAAAACCTCAAAGCGTACCAGGTTCTGTTAATCATCTAGGAAATGCAACTGCTCAAGTTCAGATGAATGAAGCTTTATCAAATAGCCTACACTTGCCGGCAGATATtgatattctgaatcatcttgATCCTTTTGCTTCGTTTCCTTCACAAGATGTTCAACCAAATAAGAAACCAGCTACATCTCGTTACAGGGACAAATCCGAGGTTAGTCACTTGAACTCTTTACTTGGTATAGATGCAGCTAAATCCCGGTGGTTTTTGGATCCTTTTAAGCGTAAAAAGAAGCTACATGGTTCAAATGACATTTCTATTAACCTGTCGGATGCAATGAAGCTCCATAATGGAGGTGAGACATCTGATACATCTGGCAGTGTAAAGAAGCAAGTCAGTTCACATAATATGTCCCATGCAAACTTCCCTGCATATATGGACTTCTTTGAGTATCCGGAAGCAGGACAATCTATGCCACATTGGCCAGAATACTCGAAAATGAAAACCAAGGATCCATTTTTTCCCCTTCATATGGCTTCAAGTCTTTATGCGCCATTTAATCCTCTTGTTCCTCCTACTCTTGGAGAAGTTGTAGATATGCCGTGGGTTCAGGGTTCCACCCAAAATCTTCCAAATATTGCTACAAATGACTCAATAAGTGAAACGATTCCACCTGCAGATATGGATAAATTCTTGGAGAACTTTGAGCATTTTAAACAATTTGATACTGTTGACGATCATTCTGACCATCACTATACTAGCAAAGGTTCTAGCATGCACCAG GCATCAAAGAAATGGACAAAGAAAATTCAGGACGACTGGAAGATCCTGCAAAATGATTTACCTG AAACTATATTTGTTAGGGTATATGAGTCAAGACTGGATCTTATGAGGGCCGTCATCATTGGAGCACAGGGTACTCCATACCATGATGGATTATTTTTCTTCGACATATTTTTCCCTCCTTGTTATCCGGACATGCCACca CAAGTTTATTACCACTCTAAGGGCCTTCGACTCAACCCAAACTTGTACAATTGTGGGAAGGTATGTCTAAGTCTGCTTAACACCTGGCGTGGCAGTGGAAATGAGAATTGGGTTCCTGGCATGTCAACTATGCTTCAAGTTCTCGTCTCTATCCAAGGGTTGATCTTGAATACAAAACCCTACTTTAATGAGCCCGGGTATGCATATCAAAGTGGATCAAAGGCGGGTGAGAATAGATCTCAGGCGTATAATGAGGAGACCTACATCTTATCTATTAAAACCATGTTGTATAACATCAGGAAACCACCAAAG CATTTTGAGGACTTTGTTAGGGGACATTTCTACAAAAGGGCTCATGATATTCTGGTGGCATGCAAAGCATATATAAATGGTGCTCAGGTGGGATCTCTAGTCGAAGGCGGGGTTCAAGATCTTGAGCTGAGCGACAAGAGCTGCTCAGACAATTTTAAGCAATCTGTGACCCATCTTTTGAGTCAGCTTGTTGTGGCTTTTAAGGGAATTGGGGTCATTGACTGCGATAAGTTCCTGCAACCGCTACCACCAACCGTTACAAATGCAAGAAAGCGATCAGGTAGGCACAATAAGCTCAATTAG
- the LOC120085878 gene encoding probable ubiquitin-conjugating enzyme E2 26 isoform X5 — protein sequence MKSHSPMIKRAPKMLKNKGVSIISLDVIDVDEDEASDSAMFIQQKFDANDKGKGIYHHSDHQLKRTLGSHSFNPDVEILESTNEVESNFPSASHNLIELDNPCSYSSNEDDDWIGFDEIMDVDAYSALQAHFDHMDIPPDIEAPIPWLPQDQNGNKINNETSRTSWSSLAKPQSVPGSVNHLGNATAQVQMNEALSNSLHLPADIDILNHLDPFASFPSQDVQPNKKPATSRYRDKSELHNGGETSDTSGSVKKQVSSHNMSHANFPAYMDFFEYPEAGQSMPHWPEYSKMKTKDPFFPLHMASSLYAPFNPLVPPTLGEVVDMPWVQGSTQNLPNIATNDSISETIPPADMDKFLENFEHFKQFDTVDDHSDHHYTSKGSSMHQASKKWTKKIQDDWKILQNDLPETIFVRVYESRLDLMRAVIIGAQGTPYHDGLFFFDIFFPPCYPDMPPQVYYHSKGLRLNPNLYNCGKVCLSLLNTWRGSGNENWVPGMSTMLQVLVSIQGLILNTKPYFNEPGYAYQSGSKAGENRSQAYNEETYILSIKTMLYNIRKPPKHFEDFVRGHFYKRAHDILVACKAYINGAQVGSLVEGGVQDLELSDKSCSDNFKQSVTHLLSQLVVAFKGIGVIDCDKFLQPLPPTVTNARKRSGRHNKLN from the exons ATGAAATCCCACTCCCCGATGATCAAACGGGCGCCAAAAATGCTCAAAAACAAAGGGGTATCG ATTATTTCACTCGATGTGATTGATGTTGACGAAGATGAAGCTTCCGATAGTGCCATGTTTATTCAGCAAAAGTTTGACGctaatgacaaaggaaagggtATATATCACCATAGTGATCATCAATTGAAG AGGACATTGGGTAGCCATTCATTTAATCCAGATGTGGAAATCCTAGAGAGTACAAATGAAGTTGAATCTAATTTTCCCTCAGCATCACATAATTTGATTGAACTAGACAATCCTTGCTCTTATTCATCAAATGAAGATGACGACTGGATAGGATTTGATGAAATCATGGATGTGGATGCATATTCAGCTTTGCAAGCCCATTTTGATCATATGGATATTCCTCCTGATATTGAAGCACCGATACCTTGGCTGCCTCAGGATCAAAATGGAAACAAGATCAACAATGAAACTAGCAGAACCTCATGGTCATCATTAGCAAAACCTCAAAGCGTACCAGGTTCTGTTAATCATCTAGGAAATGCAACTGCTCAAGTTCAGATGAATGAAGCTTTATCAAATAGCCTACACTTGCCGGCAGATATtgatattctgaatcatcttgATCCTTTTGCTTCGTTTCCTTCACAAGATGTTCAACCAAATAAGAAACCAGCTACATCTCGTTACAGGGACAAATCCGAG CTCCATAATGGAGGTGAGACATCTGATACATCTGGCAGTGTAAAGAAGCAAGTCAGTTCACATAATATGTCCCATGCAAACTTCCCTGCATATATGGACTTCTTTGAGTATCCGGAAGCAGGACAATCTATGCCACATTGGCCAGAATACTCGAAAATGAAAACCAAGGATCCATTTTTTCCCCTTCATATGGCTTCAAGTCTTTATGCGCCATTTAATCCTCTTGTTCCTCCTACTCTTGGAGAAGTTGTAGATATGCCGTGGGTTCAGGGTTCCACCCAAAATCTTCCAAATATTGCTACAAATGACTCAATAAGTGAAACGATTCCACCTGCAGATATGGATAAATTCTTGGAGAACTTTGAGCATTTTAAACAATTTGATACTGTTGACGATCATTCTGACCATCACTATACTAGCAAAGGTTCTAGCATGCACCAG GCATCAAAGAAATGGACAAAGAAAATTCAGGACGACTGGAAGATCCTGCAAAATGATTTACCTG AAACTATATTTGTTAGGGTATATGAGTCAAGACTGGATCTTATGAGGGCCGTCATCATTGGAGCACAGGGTACTCCATACCATGATGGATTATTTTTCTTCGACATATTTTTCCCTCCTTGTTATCCGGACATGCCACca CAAGTTTATTACCACTCTAAGGGCCTTCGACTCAACCCAAACTTGTACAATTGTGGGAAGGTATGTCTAAGTCTGCTTAACACCTGGCGTGGCAGTGGAAATGAGAATTGGGTTCCTGGCATGTCAACTATGCTTCAAGTTCTCGTCTCTATCCAAGGGTTGATCTTGAATACAAAACCCTACTTTAATGAGCCCGGGTATGCATATCAAAGTGGATCAAAGGCGGGTGAGAATAGATCTCAGGCGTATAATGAGGAGACCTACATCTTATCTATTAAAACCATGTTGTATAACATCAGGAAACCACCAAAG CATTTTGAGGACTTTGTTAGGGGACATTTCTACAAAAGGGCTCATGATATTCTGGTGGCATGCAAAGCATATATAAATGGTGCTCAGGTGGGATCTCTAGTCGAAGGCGGGGTTCAAGATCTTGAGCTGAGCGACAAGAGCTGCTCAGACAATTTTAAGCAATCTGTGACCCATCTTTTGAGTCAGCTTGTTGTGGCTTTTAAGGGAATTGGGGTCATTGACTGCGATAAGTTCCTGCAACCGCTACCACCAACCGTTACAAATGCAAGAAAGCGATCAGGTAGGCACAATAAGCTCAATTAG